In one Desulfoferula mesophila genomic region, the following are encoded:
- a CDS encoding UxaA family hydrolase translates to MSNLGTVKGYRRENGRVGIRNHVLILPLDDLSNAACEAVANNIKGTKAIPHAYGRLQFGEDLKLYFRTLIGTGANPNVAAVVVIGIEPEWTNIIVDGIAETGKPVTGFSIERTGDIGTIAKASWKAKEYVHWASELKREEVDLSEIWVSTKCGESDTTSGLASNPTVGNVFDKLLDAGATCSFGETSEITGAEHWCKARGATPELGEAFMAIFDKYQAMVEANKTDDLSGSQPTKGNIRGGLTTIEEKAFGNLQKMGKKHPYVGVLDKAETPTGPGLWYMDTSSAAAEAVTLWAAGGFVAHLFPTGQGNIIGNPIEPVIKLSANPLTVSTMSEHIDYDCSAILRGEMTLDQSGDGLMDMLKRTCNGRLTCQEVLGHQEFVITKLYESA, encoded by the coding sequence ATGAGCAATTTGGGAACCGTAAAAGGCTACCGTCGCGAGAACGGCCGGGTGGGCATCCGCAACCATGTCCTGATCCTTCCCTTGGACGACCTTTCCAACGCGGCCTGCGAGGCCGTGGCCAACAACATCAAGGGCACCAAGGCCATTCCGCACGCCTATGGGCGTTTGCAGTTCGGCGAGGACCTCAAGCTGTATTTCCGCACCCTGATCGGCACTGGGGCCAACCCCAACGTGGCCGCGGTGGTGGTGATCGGCATCGAGCCCGAGTGGACCAACATCATCGTGGACGGCATCGCCGAGACCGGCAAGCCGGTGACCGGCTTCTCCATCGAGCGCACCGGCGACATCGGCACCATCGCCAAGGCCTCCTGGAAGGCCAAGGAATACGTGCACTGGGCCAGCGAGTTGAAGCGGGAAGAGGTTGACCTGAGCGAGATTTGGGTTTCGACCAAGTGCGGCGAGAGCGACACCACCAGCGGTCTGGCCTCCAACCCCACGGTGGGCAACGTTTTTGACAAGCTGCTGGACGCCGGGGCGACCTGCTCCTTTGGTGAGACCTCTGAGATCACCGGCGCGGAGCACTGGTGCAAGGCTCGTGGGGCGACGCCCGAACTAGGCGAGGCCTTCATGGCCATCTTCGACAAGTACCAGGCCATGGTGGAGGCCAACAAGACCGACGACCTTTCGGGCAGCCAGCCGACCAAGGGCAACATCCGTGGCGGTCTGACCACCATCGAGGAGAAAGCCTTCGGCAACCTGCAGAAGATGGGCAAGAAGCATCCTTACGTGGGCGTCTTGGACAAGGCGGAGACTCCGACCGGTCCTGGCCTTTGGTACATGGACACCAGCAGCGCGGCGGCCGAGGCGGTCACTCTGTGGGCGGCGGGCGGTTTCGTGGCCCACCTGTTCCCCACGGGTCAGGGCAACATCATCGGCAACCCCATCGAGCCGGTGATCAAGCTTTCGGCCAACCCGCTGACCGTCTCCACCATGAGCGAGCACATCGACTACGACTGCTCGGCCATCCTGCGCGGCGAGATGACCCTGGACCAGTCCGGCGACGGTCTCATGGACATGCTCAAGCGGACCTGCAACGGCCGCCTCACCTGCCAGGAGGTCCTGGGACACCAGGAGTTCGTCATCACCAAGCTTTACGAGAGCGCCTAA
- a CDS encoding UxaA family hydrolase: MIQFLVHEKADSVGVATVDITAGSDATGLYMDSQEGLTVKALDDIPLGHKIALTDLATGGSVTKYGEDIGKVVAEIKKGNHVHIHNLKTKRW, encoded by the coding sequence ATGATCCAATTTTTGGTTCACGAAAAGGCCGACAGCGTGGGCGTGGCCACGGTCGACATCACCGCAGGCAGCGATGCCACGGGCCTTTACATGGACTCCCAGGAGGGCTTGACGGTCAAGGCCCTGGACGACATCCCCCTGGGTCACAAGATCGCCCTCACCGACCTGGCCACCGGCGGCAGCGTCACCAAATACGGCGAGGACATCGGCAAGGTGGTGGCCGAGATCAAAAAGGGCAACCACGTGCACATCCACAATCTCAAGACCAAGAGGTGGTAG
- a CDS encoding sigma-54-dependent Fis family transcriptional regulator, translating into MIYREAHRLKSNVWDASVKYELLLNVTNAIITQTNRDDLFSALANELKKVVAYDRLSVYIFDPKEQALSYFATANGVVPQGMENPAGRPLDKASVAQRTINIRKPLIIKDLATVTNFSTVPAMLRAGLRATMAFPLIVRNDVLGTMHLSFKKPPDDFESLSEMLADLSHQVAIAVDNMLAHTRLRNLSDNLEKQKRYLQKQAHRDYLQEKFVFSSKQMGQVIHEINLVAKSDAPVLITGETGTGKDYLAHYIHDSSLRRDSLLVKINCPALASSLFESELFGHSRGAFTGAHDNRMGRFEMAEGGTIFLDEIGDLPLGLQAKLLHVLQDHAFERVGDSRTIQADFRVIAATNHDLDSAMESGAFRHDLFYRLATVTLQIPPLRERTEDIPLLIERFISEEETNSNMAAPSFDASAIDMLCGYGWPGNVRELKNFIRRIFLLKSGKRITEREVAQYIGDSRQPCGEDVGSLTEMERKIIEKALQECGGFVGGKRGAAHRLNLPTSTLQYRIKKLGINPKHFAR; encoded by the coding sequence TTGATTTATAGGGAGGCTCATCGCTTGAAATCAAATGTGTGGGACGCCAGCGTCAAATATGAACTGCTACTCAATGTCACCAACGCCATAATCACCCAGACCAACCGGGACGACCTGTTTTCCGCTCTGGCCAATGAATTGAAGAAGGTCGTGGCCTATGACCGCTTGAGTGTTTACATTTTCGATCCCAAAGAGCAGGCACTGTCTTATTTCGCCACGGCCAACGGGGTGGTGCCCCAGGGCATGGAGAACCCTGCGGGGAGGCCCCTGGATAAAGCTTCCGTGGCGCAGCGGACTATAAACATCCGTAAGCCCTTAATAATCAAAGACCTGGCCACAGTGACCAATTTTTCCACGGTGCCGGCCATGCTCAGGGCAGGGCTACGGGCCACCATGGCCTTTCCCCTTATAGTGCGCAACGACGTCCTAGGTACAATGCACCTGTCGTTCAAAAAGCCCCCCGATGACTTCGAGAGCCTGTCCGAGATGTTGGCCGACCTATCCCATCAGGTTGCCATAGCAGTGGACAACATGTTGGCTCACACCCGTCTGCGCAACCTAAGCGACAATTTGGAGAAGCAAAAGCGCTACTTACAAAAGCAGGCCCACCGTGACTACCTGCAGGAGAAGTTCGTATTCTCATCGAAACAAATGGGCCAGGTAATACATGAGATTAACCTGGTTGCCAAAAGCGACGCCCCGGTTTTAATCACGGGGGAAACCGGCACCGGCAAGGACTACCTGGCTCACTACATCCATGACAGCAGTCTGCGCAGGGACAGCCTGCTGGTTAAAATAAACTGCCCCGCTTTGGCGTCCAGCCTGTTTGAAAGCGAGTTGTTTGGTCACTCGCGGGGCGCCTTCACCGGCGCCCATGATAACCGGATGGGGCGTTTCGAGATGGCCGAAGGCGGGACCATCTTTTTAGATGAAATCGGTGACTTGCCTTTGGGCCTACAGGCCAAGCTACTCCACGTATTACAGGACCACGCGTTCGAGCGGGTGGGCGACTCCCGCACAATCCAGGCGGACTTTAGGGTTATCGCCGCCACCAACCACGACCTGGACAGTGCCATGGAGTCCGGCGCTTTCCGGCACGACCTTTTTTACCGCCTGGCCACCGTAACCCTTCAGATACCGCCCCTGCGCGAACGAACCGAGGACATCCCCCTGCTTATAGAGCGCTTTATCTCAGAGGAGGAAACCAACAGCAACATGGCGGCGCCCTCCTTCGATGCTTCGGCCATAGACATGCTCTGCGGCTACGGATGGCCTGGGAACGTAAGGGAACTTAAGAACTTCATCCGCAGGATCTTTCTTTTGAAGTCTGGCAAGAGGATTACCGAAAGGGAAGTTGCCCAATACATCGGGGATTCGCGGCAACCCTGCGGCGAAGACGTGGGCAGTTTGACCGAAATGGAGAGAAAAATAATCGAAAAGGCTCTGCAGGAATGCGGCGGGTTCGTGGGCGGCAAAAGGGGCGCCGCCCACAGGCTGAACTTGCCGACCTCGACCCTGCAATACCGCATAAAAAAGTTGGGGATCAATCCCAAGCATTTTGCGCGCTGA